Within Schumannella luteola, the genomic segment AGGAGGGCGCGGGCGCGTCGAAGGGGCTCTCGGACGCCGGGGCAGCGACGTCCGAGAGGTCGAAGACCGGCGCCGGGGCGTCGGTGGCCGGCACGCTCGGCGCCGGCGCATCCACCAGGTCGAAGACACGACCGGCGGGCGGCGGGGCCGCCTCGAAGTCGAAGGCCGCACCGGCGGCGGGCGCCGGGAAGCTGCCCGGCGTCGCGCCCGCGGCGGGCATCGGCGGCGGGAAAACCGTCTCGGGCGCAGGCGCGGGCGGCGCGGCGCTTCCCGGAGGGGAGGCGAACGCGGCGGAGGGGGTGCCCTGCGCTGCGCCCGAGACGGGGTCTCCATCGGGGGTCATGGTCGGCGGAGGCGACGTGAACAGGTTCTTGTCCGCCGGCGGCACCGGCGGAGTCGAGAACGGCACGCCGCCGCCCACGTCTGACAATGGGATGTCGTAGACAGGCTTTTCCATGATTTCCCCCCAGATCCGAATCGTCAGGCGACGACGCGGAGAATCTCTTCGATCGACGTCAGGCCCGCCTGGGCCTTCTGCCATCCGTCCATGCGCAGGGTGCTCATACCCTGGCTGATCGCGATCTTGCTGATCTCGGCGCTCGAGGCGCGGGACACGGCCATGCGCTCGATGTCCTCGCTGACCGACATGATCTCGTGCAGCGCCAGACGGCCCCGATAGCCGGTGTTGCTGCAGGTCGAGCAGCCGACCGGCATCCACAGCTCCGGCGCGGGCTGCGTCGGGTCGGTGGTGAAGCCCAGTCGGTGCAGGTCTTCCGGATCGTGCGCGTACGGCTGGCGACAGCGCTCGCAGAGCCGGCGCGCCAGACGCTGAGCGACGACCGAGTCGAGCGCCGATCCGACGAGGAAGGGCTCGATGCCCATCTCGGTCAGACGGGTGATCGCGCTCGGCGCGTCGTTCGTGTGCAGCGTCGACAGCACGAGGTGACCCGTGAGCGACGCCTCGATCGCGATCTGCGCCGTCTCGTGGTCGCGGATCTCACCGATCAGCACCACATCGGGGTCGGATCGCAGGATCGACCGCAGCGCGCTCGCGAAGGTGAGGCCCGCCTTGACGTTGACCTGCACCTGGTTGATGCCCGGCATGCGGTACTCGACCGGGTCCTCGACCGTGATCACGTTGATCTCGGGACGCACGACCGCGTTGAGCGTCGTGTAGAGCGTCGTCGACTTGCCCGAGCCGGTCGGGCCGGTGACGAGGATCATGCCGTAGGGCTTGGTGTAGCTGTTGCGGTAGATCTCCGCGTTGCGCGGGGTCAGCTGCAGCTGGTCCATCGACACGCTCGTGTTCGAGTTGTCGAGGATTCGCATGACGACCTTCTCGCCCCACACCGTAGGCAGGGTCGCGACGCGCAGGTCGATCTGACGACCGCCGTGACGCACCGACAGGCGGCCGTCCTGCGGCTTGCGCCGCTCGGCGATGTCGATGTCGCTCATGATCTTGAGGCGCGAGATCACGCCGTTCTGGATGTTCTTGGGCGCCTTCTGCATGATGTGGAGCACGCCGTCGATGCGGTAGCGCACCGTCAGCTCCATCTCACCGGGCTCGATGTGGATGTCGGAGGCGTGGTCCTGGATGCCCTGGCTGATCAGCAGGTTCACGAAGCGCACGATCGGCGCGTCGTCTTCGAAGGCGTCGGCGACGGCGACATCCGTCGACGCGTCGCTCTCCTCCTGGATGAGGCCCTGCAGCTCGCTCAGCTCGCCGTCGGCGCGGTGGAACTTGTCGATCGCCGTCATCAGGTCGCCGCGCTCGGCGACGACGGCCTTGACGCGCAGACGAGCGGCGGCGCGCACGTCGTCGAGCGCGAGCACGTTGCCCGGGTCGGCCATGGCGAGCGTCAGCTGGTCGCCCTGCACCGAGAGCGGCAGCACCTCGTAGCGGCGGCAGACGGCGGCCGGCACGAGTGCGACGGCGGCCTGCTCGACCGGGTAGTCGAGAAGCTCGACGAAGGCGAGGCCCATCTGGGCTGCGCGCGCCGAGGCGAGGGAGGCGGGCGTGAGAACGCCCTCCTCGAGAAGACGATTGACGACGGCGGCCTCGTCGTAGTCCGGCTGATACACCGCATCGATGCTGGTGATCGGCATGAGGCCGCGGATGATGAGAATCTCGGCAAGGGAGGTCATGTCACCCCCTCAGATGACGGAACCTGCCGAATGCCGACCCCCCGCCGGCATCCGGTAACCCAGGCGCGACCTCGGGGAGTCCCGCCTGCTGACACGACAGTAGGGCCGCGTGTCGTGACAGCCCATACCCGCCTTGTGGGGGTAATAGGGGCACGCCCCTCGGGTGGGTGTCAGCGGTCTGGTGTCAGCGCGGGCGGCGGTAGGCGCGGATGCCGAACCAGGTCGCCAGCACGGTGACCGCCGCGAGCGCGCTGGCGACGAGCACGAACGGGCTCTGCGCCTGCACGAACAGCAGCCGCAGACTGGCGAGCCCGCCCGCGACGACGAAGACCAGATAGACGACCGCGGCGGCGACGAGCGCCGATCCCCAGGGACTCCGCGCGATCGCGGAGCGCGCCGTCACGAACCAGAGCGCGACGCCGGC encodes:
- a CDS encoding GspE/PulE family protein, giving the protein MTSLAEILIIRGLMPITSIDAVYQPDYDEAAVVNRLLEEGVLTPASLASARAAQMGLAFVELLDYPVEQAAVALVPAAVCRRYEVLPLSVQGDQLTLAMADPGNVLALDDVRAAARLRVKAVVAERGDLMTAIDKFHRADGELSELQGLIQEESDASTDVAVADAFEDDAPIVRFVNLLISQGIQDHASDIHIEPGEMELTVRYRIDGVLHIMQKAPKNIQNGVISRLKIMSDIDIAERRKPQDGRLSVRHGGRQIDLRVATLPTVWGEKVVMRILDNSNTSVSMDQLQLTPRNAEIYRNSYTKPYGMILVTGPTGSGKSTTLYTTLNAVVRPEINVITVEDPVEYRMPGINQVQVNVKAGLTFASALRSILRSDPDVVLIGEIRDHETAQIAIEASLTGHLVLSTLHTNDAPSAITRLTEMGIEPFLVGSALDSVVAQRLARRLCERCRQPYAHDPEDLHRLGFTTDPTQPAPELWMPVGCSTCSNTGYRGRLALHEIMSVSEDIERMAVSRASSAEISKIAISQGMSTLRMDGWQKAQAGLTSIEEILRVVA